GACTGGCTGCGCGCCCTCGCGCGCGACGTGCACGAGCGCCACGGCGGTCCGGGCGTGGGCGCGGTCGGCATGTGCATCACCGGCAACTTCGCCCTCGGCATGATGCTCGACGCTCCGGTCATCGCCCCGGTGCTCTCGCAGCCCTCTCTGCCGGTCGCGCGCGGCAGCGGCCTGCACGCCTCCGACGCCGCCATCGCCGAAGCCCACCGCAAGATCGACGAGGAAGGCGCCGCCATTCTCGGTCTGCGCTTCAAGGGCGACCCCATGTGCCCCGCCGCCCGGTTCACGCATCTCAAGCGCGAATTCGGTGACGCCTTCGAAGCCATCGAGCTCGACGACGCCACCGCCAACCCCGATGGCCCCTGGCCGCCCCACAGCGTGCTGACCAACCACCTAATCGACGCCGAAGGCGAACCGACCCGGGTCGCGCTCGACCGCACGCTGGCCTTCCTGCGCGAGCACCTCCGTCCGGAGACAGCCTAGGTTGCTTCGCTACAATCAGCGCCCCAAGCCGGCGTAGCTC
Above is a window of Algiphilus sp. DNA encoding:
- a CDS encoding dienelactone hydrolase family protein, whose amino-acid sequence is MAAETVPGFTEERFEAEDQAYPVHRAGDGPAVIVIPEVPGITPQVRAFALRVVDAGFSVYVPELFGEPMRPMTMPYALRTIARLCVGRTFHLLAARESSPAVDWLRALARDVHERHGGPGVGAVGMCITGNFALGMMLDAPVIAPVLSQPSLPVARGSGLHASDAAIAEAHRKIDEEGAAILGLRFKGDPMCPAARFTHLKREFGDAFEAIELDDATANPDGPWPPHSVLTNHLIDAEGEPTRVALDRTLAFLREHLRPETA